The Candidatus Eisenbacteria bacterium genome includes the window CCGACCATCGGCGGCATCATGGCCGCGCTGGACAAGACCTATCCGACCATGGACTGCTCCATATGAATTCTCGGACCTAAAATGATGGATGCCGGTCGGCATCCCCGGATCGAGCTTCTGACCAACAGCGAAGTGGAAGAGATCAGCGGCTTCGTCGGCAACTTCCGGATCAAGGTCCGGAAGAAGGCGCGCTACGTGGACGAGACCGCGTGCACCGCATGCGGCGAATGCGCCGCGATCTGCCCCGTCGCCGTCCCCGACGAGTACCAGGAAGGCCTCGCCTCCCGCAAGGCGATCTACATGCCCTTCCCCCAGGCGGTCCCCTCCGCCTATGTCCTTCGAATGGAAGACTGCCTCGGCAACAACCCGATCGCCTGCGGAAAATGCGTCGACGCCTGCGACAAAAACTGCATCGATCTCGACGCGAAGGACGAATTCCTCGACCTGGACGTGGGGGTGATCGTCGTCGCCACCGGCCTCGACGTGTACGACCCGCGGGAACAGGACGAATACGGCTACACCCGTTTCTCGAACGTGATCACGTCGATGGAGTTCGAGAGGTTGATCTCCGCGGGCGGCCCGAGCGAGGGACACCTGATCCGTCCCTCCGATCGCGGAACACCGAAGAGGATCGGCTTCGTGCAGTGCGTCGGGAGCCGCGCGCCCGCGCGGGGAGCGCCCTACTGCTCCAACATCTGCTGCATGAACACGGTGAAGCAGACGCTCCTCATCGCCGAGCACGACGCGGAGGCGCGCTCCACGGTCTTCTACACCGACATCCGCGCCTTCGGAAAGGGTTTCGAGGATCTCTACCGGAGGAGCCGGGAGACGGGAACGCTCTACGTGCGCGGCCTGCCGGGCCACGTGGCCGAGGATCCCGGCACGGGGAACCTCTTGGTCACGGTGGAGAACACACTCACCGGGCGGCTGGAGAAGCACGAGATGGATCTGCTCGTTCTCTCCGTCGGGATGGTGCCCCGTAAAAACGGCGGCGGTTCCCTCGGTGAGCTGCTCGCCCTCAGCTCCACGCCCGATGGGTTCGTGCTCGAGGCGCATCCCAAGCTCCGGCCGGTGGACGCGCCCACCCGGGGGGTCTATTTCGCCGGCTGCGTGGAATCGCCGAAGGACGTGAAGGACTCGGTCACCCAGGCCTCCGCCGCGGCGGCCCGCGCCGGCAGCCTTCTCTCCGCCGGCCAGGTGCGCATCGAGGCGATCACCGCACGGATCGACAAGGAGAACTGCACCCTCTGCGGGCGCTGCGCCCGGGTCTGCCCCTATCACGCCATCACGGCGCCGGATCCCAAGACCGGCCTCTTCCCGATGGTGATCCAGGCGGCCTGCGCCGGTTGCGGCACCTGTTCCGCCGAGTGCCCCACCGACGCGATCAACATGAACCATTTCACGGACCCGCAGATTCTCGCCCAGGTGGACGCGGTCCTCGCGGAACGTTCGATGGAGAAGATCGTCGCCTTCGCCTGCAACTGGTGCTCCTACGCCGGAGGCGACATGGCGGGGACCAGCCGGCTCCAGTACCCGGCGTCGACCCGCCTCATCCGAACCATGTGCTCCGGAAGAGTGGACGAGGATTTCATCTGGCACGCCTTCGAAAAAGGGGCGCCCATCGTTCTGGTTTCGGGTTGCCATTTCTCCGATTGCCATTACGT containing:
- a CDS encoding hydrogenase iron-sulfur subunit, which produces MTHKLPRIGVFVCDCGLNIAGAVDTEEVARFAETLPGVAAVIRNRYTCADPGQNEIKRGIAEHNLERVVIASCTPKIHEPTFRQCVADAGLNPYLMEMANIREHVSWVHQGDRKGATEKAKDLVRSAVYRANLLESQEEAVFPVTAAALVVGGGVAGIQSALDLAELGHKVYLVEKEPTIGGIMAALDKTYPTMDCSIUILGPKMMDAGRHPRIELLTNSEVEEISGFVGNFRIKVRKKARYVDETACTACGECAAICPVAVPDEYQEGLASRKAIYMPFPQAVPSAYVLRMEDCLGNNPIACGKCVDACDKNCIDLDAKDEFLDLDVGVIVVATGLDVYDPREQDEYGYTRFSNVITSMEFERLISAGGPSEGHLIRPSDRGTPKRIGFVQCVGSRAPARGAPYCSNICCMNTVKQTLLIAEHDAEARSTVFYTDIRAFGKGFEDLYRRSRETGTLYVRGLPGHVAEDPGTGNLLVTVENTLTGRLEKHEMDLLVLSVGMVPRKNGGGSLGELLALSSTPDGFVLEAHPKLRPVDAPTRGVYFAGCVESPKDVKDSVTQASAAAARAGSLLSAGQVRIEAITARIDKENCTLCGRCARVCPYHAITAPDPKTGLFPMVIQAACAGCGTCSAECPTDAINMNHFTDPQILAQVDAVLAERSMEKIVAFACNWCSYAGGDMAGTSRLQYPASTRLIRTMCSGRVDEDFIWHAFEKGAPIVLVSGCHFSDCHYVSAVTWTQQRVERVWEKMEKLGIRPFRLQLEYISAAEGQKFARVMRELDGLLARITPEEVEQTKKAVAAYRAEKREKLLKIKRASRRKAAGGAPFAASGAVRE